Proteins from a genomic interval of Clostridia bacterium:
- a CDS encoding peptide ABC transporter substrate-binding protein, translating to MKGRSLWIIVGMLLLALVSGSSAGAAPKAQRIVWPIGAEVPLDPQHSWSVVTNTIGTHFMEGLVRVHDGKILPGIAKSWDISPDGKTYTFHLRDAAWSDGSKITAYDFEYGMIRLLDPKTAAEYAWAAYYIENAEEFNTGKLKDPSKLGVKAIDEKTFQIRLINPAPYYLGYLDFYFFYPAKREFVAKWGNAYGADADKLLYNGPFILKEWKHEEELILVKNPKYWNKDAIKLDEIRIPIINDPNTAFNMFENGELDIVNIPLNLIPTYLAKGKAQLRYNGANDWIKLNLKSGPAILKNKNFRKALNCGLDREAYINRATKGVYDPATRYILPVVSGIEKKFVQEYPLDFYPKKGDIPKAQQYLKKAMEEMGIKNASDITIEFLIQDDPYTRLMAEALQDIYRQNLGINFAIKQVPYKQKLAQDTAFDYQGVYQGWCPDYDDPMTYLELWISSSTYNAGWSNKKYDDLVDFARSTTDVKKRADAMFEAEKILLEEAVFVPLQFRRDAWLCSDNLKGVVRTYIGADPDLVYAYLDPVK from the coding sequence ATGAAAGGTAGATCTCTCTGGATCATCGTGGGCATGCTCCTTCTCGCTCTCGTGAGCGGCTCAAGTGCGGGGGCCGCCCCAAAGGCGCAGCGGATTGTGTGGCCGATCGGGGCCGAGGTGCCTCTCGATCCTCAGCATTCCTGGTCGGTCGTTACGAACACGATCGGCACTCATTTCATGGAAGGCCTCGTGAGAGTGCACGATGGCAAGATTCTGCCTGGCATCGCGAAGAGCTGGGACATCTCGCCGGATGGCAAGACCTACACATTCCATCTGAGGGACGCGGCGTGGAGCGACGGCTCCAAGATTACTGCGTACGACTTCGAGTATGGCATGATCCGGCTCCTCGACCCGAAGACCGCGGCCGAGTACGCATGGGCCGCCTATTATATTGAAAACGCAGAGGAGTTCAACACCGGCAAGCTGAAGGACCCCAGCAAGCTGGGGGTGAAGGCCATAGACGAGAAGACGTTCCAGATAAGGTTGATCAACCCGGCCCCGTACTATCTCGGGTACCTGGATTTCTACTTCTTCTACCCCGCCAAACGTGAATTTGTCGCTAAGTGGGGCAACGCCTACGGAGCTGATGCCGACAAGCTTCTGTACAACGGCCCGTTTATCCTGAAGGAGTGGAAACACGAAGAGGAACTGATCCTAGTGAAAAACCCGAAGTACTGGAACAAGGATGCAATCAAGCTCGACGAGATCAGGATCCCCATCATAAACGATCCGAACACCGCATTCAACATGTTCGAGAACGGCGAGCTCGACATCGTGAACATACCTCTCAACCTGATACCAACCTACCTGGCCAAGGGAAAGGCGCAACTTCGCTACAACGGAGCGAATGACTGGATCAAGCTCAACCTCAAGAGCGGGCCGGCCATTCTCAAGAACAAGAACTTCCGCAAGGCCCTCAACTGCGGTCTCGATAGAGAGGCCTACATCAATCGCGCCACAAAGGGCGTGTATGACCCGGCGACCAGGTACATCCTCCCCGTGGTCTCTGGAATCGAGAAGAAGTTCGTGCAGGAATACCCCCTTGACTTCTACCCGAAGAAGGGGGACATTCCCAAGGCTCAGCAGTATCTGAAGAAGGCCATGGAGGAGATGGGGATCAAGAACGCATCGGACATCACGATAGAGTTCCTGATCCAGGATGACCCCTACACCAGACTGATGGCTGAGGCATTGCAGGACATCTACAGGCAGAACCTGGGCATCAACTTCGCGATCAAGCAGGTTCCCTATAAGCAGAAACTGGCCCAGGACACAGCCTTCGACTATCAAGGCGTCTACCAGGGCTGGTGCCCCGACTACGATGACCCCATGACCTACCTCGAACTATGGATCAGCTCATCCACGTACAACGCTGGCTGGTCCAACAAGAAGTACGATGATCTGGTGGATTTCGCCCGGTCGACTACAGACGTAAAGAAGCGCGCCGACGCCATGTTCGAAGCAGAGAAGATCCTGCTCGAAGAGGCAGTGTTCGTGCCCCTCCAGTTCCGTCGCGATGCGTGGCTGTGCAGCGACAACCTCAAGGGAGTCGTCAGGACATACATCGGC
- a CDS encoding sigma 54-interacting transcriptional regulator: MTVLMEVQGFAQAVADAIGAVIGVEVGMVDENLLTVVGSGKYARHIGRTLERSTVSARALSQGRTMVIANPPHDEICLPCTQKEKCTDVADIICPMIIGGRPAGCVILVACSTPQKEILLGDIQRWVNFLERMTDLISRAFNERQQADRAASLARQFDTVINSVNDGMLTIDSSGVVLHANQSAARFLKVTRERLVSCPVSDVFPQLGIDALRDSNSSECETYSCIRGEKEYWLATVRPIADDSYPHGHVLTFRGIEEIPRMVANYIRSERHSTFDDILGSSPAITHVKKIAARIASSDSTVLIQGESGTGKELLARAIHFESARRKGPFVAVNCAAIPESILESELFGYEEGAFTGAKRGGKPGKFELAHEGVLFLDEIGDMPLHLQVKLLRAVEERGVDRLGSRRTVPIDIRIIAASNRDLRRMSLLGEFRPDLFYRLAVIPIVMPPLREHKEDIREYAAYFVARYSRALCKAAMSVSPAAMAALARYSWPGNIRELSNALEYAVNLVTGPVIDVDCLPPQILCSSSADPAAAARLDPGLPACPNGLRSSRCAITRSDLQEALSRYGRSTHAKEAMAAAFGISRATLYRKLREYNL, encoded by the coding sequence ATGACCGTTCTCATGGAGGTGCAAGGCTTCGCGCAGGCGGTTGCGGACGCAATCGGCGCCGTGATCGGAGTAGAGGTCGGCATGGTCGATGAGAACCTGCTGACTGTGGTAGGCTCAGGCAAGTACGCCAGGCACATAGGGCGGACACTCGAGAGGAGCACCGTGTCGGCGCGGGCGCTCTCCCAGGGGCGGACCATGGTTATCGCGAATCCGCCTCACGACGAGATATGCCTCCCGTGCACACAGAAGGAGAAATGCACCGACGTCGCCGACATCATCTGTCCCATGATCATCGGGGGTCGGCCGGCAGGCTGCGTCATCCTCGTGGCCTGCTCAACGCCGCAGAAGGAGATCCTCCTGGGCGATATCCAAAGGTGGGTCAATTTCCTCGAGAGGATGACCGACCTGATCTCCCGTGCGTTCAACGAGAGGCAACAGGCGGACAGGGCTGCGAGCCTGGCAAGGCAGTTCGACACTGTAATTAACTCTGTGAACGACGGCATGCTCACTATCGACAGCTCCGGAGTGGTGCTCCACGCCAACCAGTCCGCCGCGCGTTTTCTCAAGGTTACACGAGAGCGGCTCGTTTCGTGCCCGGTGAGTGATGTCTTTCCCCAGCTAGGCATCGATGCGCTGCGAGACTCCAATTCGTCCGAGTGCGAGACGTATTCGTGCATCCGGGGGGAGAAGGAGTATTGGCTTGCGACGGTGAGGCCGATAGCGGACGACTCGTACCCCCACGGACATGTTCTCACCTTCCGCGGGATCGAGGAGATTCCCAGGATGGTCGCAAACTACATTCGCAGTGAAAGGCACTCCACTTTCGATGACATCCTCGGCTCAAGCCCTGCGATCACTCATGTGAAGAAGATTGCCGCCCGCATCGCCTCGAGCGATTCAACAGTCCTGATTCAAGGAGAGAGCGGGACTGGAAAGGAACTGCTCGCCCGGGCCATTCACTTTGAAAGCGCCCGTCGGAAGGGCCCATTCGTCGCTGTGAACTGCGCCGCTATCCCAGAGTCGATCCTCGAAAGCGAGCTCTTTGGATACGAGGAGGGCGCATTCACCGGGGCAAAGCGCGGCGGGAAGCCCGGCAAGTTTGAACTGGCCCATGAGGGCGTGCTGTTTCTCGATGAGATCGGAGACATGCCTCTTCACCTTCAGGTCAAGCTGCTCCGGGCCGTTGAGGAGCGAGGAGTGGACCGTCTTGGCAGCAGGAGGACGGTGCCCATCGACATAAGGATCATCGCAGCCAGCAACAGGGATCTGCGCCGGATGTCGTTGCTTGGCGAGTTCCGGCCCGACCTGTTCTATCGTCTGGCCGTGATCCCAATAGTCATGCCGCCGCTCCGTGAGCATAAGGAGGATATCCGCGAGTACGCGGCTTACTTTGTCGCCAGGTACTCCCGCGCCCTCTGTAAGGCGGCAATGTCCGTGTCGCCCGCAGCCATGGCCGCGCTCGCGCGCTACAGCTGGCCGGGCAACATCAGAGAGCTGTCAAATGCCCTGGAATACGCTGTAAACCTTGTGACGGGACCGGTCATCGATGTCGATTGCCTGCCGCCCCAGATCCTATGCTCCTCTTCCGCAGACCCCGCCGCTGCCGCCAGACTGGATCCAGGCCTTCCGGCATGCCCGAACGGACTCCGTTCGTCGAGGTGCGCCATAACCCGGAGTGATCTGCAAGAGGCGCTTTCACGCTACGGTCGCTCTACTCACGCGAAGGAGGCCATGGCGGCCGCCTTCGGAATAAGCAGAGCGACGCTCTATCGCAAACTCCGAGAGTACAACCTGTAA
- a CDS encoding Xaa-Pro peptidase family protein: MKRCEQAASSLESYSVDALLITSEPNIRYVSGFTGSESYVFLSSAARVFITDSRFTEQAEDECEGFEIVRHRFPYPALEEILKELAAKHGVHRLGFEKSSVTFGFHEKLVNAGLEAQLIPTVGIVEDLRYVKDDYEIELIAKAARIADEAFGYILEIVKVGIEEKEIEVELDYFMRRAGASAVGFPTIIASGPRSSLPHAVPSRRKIEYGDFITMDFGALYGGYRSDMTRTVVMGRANDTQKQIYEIVRNAQEEGLLHVSAGVKGTDPDRSARDVIIAAGFGDFFGHGLGHGVGLEIHEEPFMSPKCDKTLAAGNVITVEPGLYLPKWGGVRIEDTVVVKEDGCEPLTLSPKELIVL, translated from the coding sequence ATGAAGAGATGCGAACAAGCAGCAAGCAGCCTGGAATCGTACAGTGTTGACGCCCTGCTTATCACGAGTGAGCCAAACATCAGATATGTGAGCGGATTCACGGGTTCGGAGTCATATGTCTTCCTGTCATCTGCGGCCAGGGTGTTCATAACCGATTCCCGTTTCACAGAGCAGGCAGAGGATGAATGCGAAGGTTTTGAGATCGTGCGCCACAGGTTCCCGTATCCTGCGTTGGAGGAGATCCTGAAGGAGTTGGCAGCAAAACATGGGGTGCATAGGCTCGGCTTTGAGAAAAGCTCAGTCACATTCGGTTTCCATGAGAAGCTGGTGAATGCAGGCCTTGAAGCGCAGCTCATCCCCACGGTCGGAATCGTGGAGGATCTGCGGTACGTGAAAGATGACTATGAGATCGAGCTCATTGCGAAGGCGGCCAGGATTGCCGACGAAGCGTTCGGTTATATCCTTGAGATCGTAAAGGTGGGAATTGAGGAGAAAGAGATAGAAGTCGAACTGGACTACTTCATGAGGAGGGCCGGCGCCTCTGCGGTCGGCTTTCCTACAATCATTGCGTCTGGACCCAGGTCGTCCCTGCCCCACGCCGTTCCATCCCGGCGCAAGATCGAATACGGCGATTTCATCACAATGGACTTCGGGGCATTGTACGGCGGCTACAGGTCCGACATGACGAGAACGGTGGTCATGGGGCGAGCCAACGACACGCAGAAGCAGATCTACGAGATTGTGAGGAATGCGCAGGAGGAAGGGCTCCTCCATGTTAGTGCGGGTGTGAAGGGAACGGATCCTGACCGCTCCGCGAGGGACGTCATCATAGCTGCCGGTTTTGGGGACTTCTTCGGGCATGGTCTGGGGCACGGGGTGGGGCTTGAGATCCATGAGGAGCCATTCATGTCGCCCAAATGCGACAAGACGCTTGCAGCTGGAAACGTCATTACCGTGGAGCCCGGACTGTACCTGCCAAAGTGGGGAGGCGTTAGGATAGAAGACACTGTAGTCGTGAAGGAGGATGGCTGTGAGCCGCTTACGCTTTCGCCCAAGGAACTCATAGTGCTCTAG